From the genome of Caloenas nicobarica isolate bCalNic1 chromosome 14, bCalNic1.hap1, whole genome shotgun sequence, one region includes:
- the SOX8 gene encoding transcription factor SOX-8, whose product MLNMTEEHDKALEAPCSPAGTTSSMSPVDSDSDSPLSPAGSEGLGCAPAPAPRPPGSAPLGAKVDAAEVDERFPACIRDAVSQVLKGYDWSLVPMPVRGNGSLKAKPHVKRPMNAFMVWAQAARRKLADQYPHLHNAELSKTLGKLWRLLSENEKRPFVEEAERLRVQHKKDHPDYKYQPRRRKSVKAGQSDSDSGAELGHHAGTQIYKADSGLGAMADSHHHGDHTGQTHGPPTPPTTPKTDLHHGSKQELKHEGRRLVESGRQNIDFSNVDISELSSEVINNMETFDVHEFDQYLPLNGHAAMPADHGPNAGSYGASYSHSATGTGGTNQVWTHKSPASASPSSADSGQQRPHIKTEQLSPSHYSDQSHGSPAHSDYGSYSAQACATTASSATAAASFSSSQCDYTDLQSSNYYNPYPGYPSSIYQYPYFHSSRRPYATPILNGLSIPPAHSPTANWDQPVYTTLTRP is encoded by the exons ATGCTCAACATGACCGAGGAACACGACAAAGCGCTGGAGGCTCCGTGCAGCCCCGCGGGCACCACCAGCTCCATGTCCCCCGTGGACTCGGACTCCGACTCGCCGCTGTCCCCCGCCGGCTCCGAGGGTCTGGGCTgcgcccccgcgcccgccccgcgcccgcccggcTCCGCTCCGCTGGGCGCCAAGGTGGACGCGGCCGAGGTGGACGAGCGCTTCCCCGCCTGCATCCGCGATGCCGTCTCGCAGGTGCTGAAGGGCTACGACTGGAGCCTGGTGCCCATGCCCGTCCGCGGCAACGGATCGCTCAAGGCCAAGCCGCACGTCAAACGGCCCATGAACGCCTTCATGGTGTGGGCGCAGGCCGCCCGCAGGAAGCTGGCCGACCAGTACCCGCATCTGCACAACGCCGAGCTCAGCAAGACCCTGGGCAAGCTCTGGCG TTTGTTAAGCGAAAATGAGAAACGTCCCTTTGTGGAAGAAGCTGAGCGGCTCAGGGTCCAGCACAAAAAGGATCACCCGGATTATAAATACCAGCCACGGAGGAGGAAAAGCGTAAAAGCTGGGCAGAGCGACTCGGACTCGGGAGCCGAGCTCGGCCACCATGCAGGCACGCAGATCTACAAGGCGGACAGCGGGCTGGGAGCCATGGCCGATTCCCACCACCACGGTGACCACACAG GCCAGACCCACGGGCCACCCACCCCACCCACCACCCCCAAAACCGACCTCCACCACGGcagcaagcaggagctgaagcaCGAGGGCCGCCGCCTCGTGGAGAGCGGCCGCCAGAACATCGACTTCAGCAACGTGGACATCTCGGAGCTGAGCAGCGAGGTCATCAACAACATGGAGACCTTCGACGTGCACGAGTTCGACCAGTACCTGCCGCTCAACGGCCACGCCGCCATGCCGGCCGACCACGGCCCCAACGCCGGCTCCTACGGTGCGTCCTACTCCCACTCGGCCACGGGCACCGGTGGGACCAACCAGGTATGGACTCACAAAAGCCCGGCCTCGGCGTCACCGTCGTCTGCCGATTCGGGCCAGCAGCGGCCGCACATCAAGACGGAGCAGCTGAGCCCCAGCCACTACAGCGACCAGTCCCACGGCTCCCCTGCGCACTCCGACTACGGCTCCTACAGCGCCCAGGCCTGCGCCACCACCGCCTCCAGCGCCACAGCCGCCgcctccttctccagctcccaGTGCGACTACACGGACCTCCAGAGCTCCAACTACTACAACCCCTACCCCGGCTACCCCTCCAGTATCTACCAGTATCCCTATTTCCACTCCTCCCGCCGGCCCTACGCGACGCCCATCCTCAACGGCTTGTCCATCCCGCCGGCCCACAGCCCCACCGCTAACTGGGACCAGCCGGTCTATACGACCCTGACGAGGCCTTAA